The region GCGCCCTCGCGGGTCGGCCCCTCGGCGACGACGTGGCCGTCGACCCGACCGGCCGCGGGGTGGTCGTCGTCCCCGGGAGGCGGTTCGGTGACTACCTGGCTCTGACCTGCGGGCTCATCCGCCGCTACGGCTGCGCCGAACCGACTGTGTCGCTGGCACTGCTCGGGTTGCTGCACGAATGCGCCGGCGTGGTGGCCGACGACCCGGCCCGGTGGGCCGCGATCCGCGAACAGGCCGACCTCGTCCTGGCGGACGCCACCCGGGAGACCGCGCAGCCGGCCGACCTCGCGCCCGTCGTCGCCGCCGGGGCCGATCTTCAGCGGCGGGTGGCACGGCACCGCTCGGCCACGTCTCCTTGAGTCCGCTCGCCGGCGGACCCCGGCGCCGCGGTCGAGCCGGCGGTCGGGCGCCCTCAGCCGGACGGATCCGGGTCCCCCCAGCGTCACGCCCCTGCCTGCGACGTGCGACGAGGTACTTCACCGCCTCCATGGTGAGGAACGAGGTCACGACGGCGATCAGGATCGGTGCGGTCTGCAGGGCCCCGACCTGGGTCAGGAAGGCGGCCAGCAGCACCATCGAGAACGGCGCCGCGGCGAGCGCCCCGGGGACGGCGGCGAGCAGGCAGGTGAACGCGAGACCCAGCGGCACCCCCGGCACCACCTCGTGCACGAGGACGCCGAGGGTGCCTCCGATGAACAACGCCGGGAAGATCGGCCCACCCACGAACCCACTCGCCTGGCTGACCGCGAACGTGAGCTGTTTGGCGAACACGAGGACGACGAGCAGGCCCACGCCCAAGTTCCCGGCATCCTGGAGCACGGTCTTGAGCTGATCACTCCCGGTGAACATCGTCAGCGGCAGTGCCACGCCGACGACCCCGAACACCACACCACCCAGCGTCGATCGCACGATCCCCGGGAGCTTCACCAGGTCGAACAGCCGCGCCGCCCCCTGGACGAACGCCACCAGCACCGTCACCACCAGAGCCGCGAGCAGGCCCAGGGGAATCGCCGCCGCCAGCTGCCAGTCCTCGAACGCGTACGGCGGCACCTGGTAGGCGTCGAGGAACACGGCTCCGGCGATGACGAAGTAGATCCCGAACGAGACGCTCGAGGCGACGATCTCGCCGACGAGGGCCTTGGCGAACCGGTGGCCACCGGGGCGGGCGAGCTCCAGGATGAACATCACCACGATGACCGTGCTGGAGAACAGCCCGCCGTAGGCGCCGGCGAAGCCGGACAGGGTGGTCAGCTGCGAGTCCTCACGGCTGAGCCGGCGTCTCCGAGAGATCCAGCTGCCGGCGCCGCCACCCAGCGAGCCCAAGGCCTTCTCCGGGCCGAGGCTGGCGCCGCCGATCAGCGACACGGCCGAGACGACCGCGACCCCCGGCACCAATCGCGGCTCGACGTGCCCGGCCTTCAGGTCGTCGATCAGGCCGGGGATCTGCTCGGGGAGGCGGGTCAGGCGGCGCAACAGCCCCACGACGAGGCCGGCAGCCGCGGTGACCGCCACCCACCACCACTGCCCGCCGAACCAGCCCGGGTCGGAGTCGACGTACCAGCGGCCGCCGAACCCGATCACCCCCATGAAGACCAGCCCGGCGAACGCGCCGAACACCCCCAGGGCCACCGCATAGCCCGAGAGCACCCAGAACTCCCGACTCTGAGTGAACGACAAGTCCGGAGCCGGTTCGGACGGTGCACTCATGAGAGCCCTCTCAGCGCCGGGACGGCGTCCGCTTCCCGCTCGTGGGGATGAGCAGAGCTGCGAACCAGCCAGATATGGCCGCGCCGCCGTGTCCTGTGGCTCTGGCCATGGAGATCCTCGGGGTCACTGGTCGCGGTGCTGCATACCCCGGGCCATGGCCAGATGCAGCGGCGACCAAGCAGCTCTGACCGCACGACGGCTCGGGCGTGCCGCCCGTTTCTCGTGGACTGCCGAGGCTCGGCCGCAGGGCAGCCGGCCCGTTGTCCCGTCAGCGTGGAAGCAGGGACCCGAGCGTCCCTCACCCCGTCGAGGTGAAACGGCCCTACGTGCGGGCCACGCCAGAGTCGAATCCGGCCAGAACCGGCCGGAACTGAGTCGTTCTGCCGGCTGCGAGGCCAGACCGGGGAGGAAGGTAAGGACATTGATCCAGCGTCAGCCAACGGGGTCGTACCAGTAGTGCCCGTCGGGCAACAGGGCGTCGGCCTCCTTCGGCCCCCAACTGCCGCGCGAATAGGTGTGCACCGGGACGACGTCGTCGAGCACCGGATCGACAACCTTCCAGGCGGCCTCCACGGCGTCCTGTCGGGCGAACGGCAGCCGGTTGCCGTCCAGCGCGGCCCCGATGAGCCGGTCGTAGGGACGCATGTCCGAACCTGGTTCTTGGGCGAATGCCAGCTCCTCGGCCTGCGGGACCCGACCCGCGCCCGGCTTCTTGCCGGCCAGGCTCAGGACAATCTGGGCTTCGGGCCAGATCCGGAACCGCAGCGCGTTGGCCGGTACCGGGTCGGAGCTGCCGAAGATGTCGTGTGGCGGGTGGCGGAACTGGATGCTCACCTCGGTCGCAGTGACGGGAAGTGTCTTGCCGGCCCGGATGAAGATGGGGACGTCCGCCCAGCGCCATGAGTCCATGGCGAGCCGGACCGCGACGTAGCTTTCCGTGGTCGACGTCGGGTCGACGCCCGACACGTCGCGGTAGCCCTCGTACTGGCCGCGGACGATGTCGGCCGGGGTCAGCGGACGCAGCGCATCGATCACCCGGGCCTTGGCGTCGAGCCACGAGTCGACGCCCTGCCCGGTCGGGGTCGGCCAGCACGCTGGCCAGCACCTGCAACATGTGGTTCTGCACCACGTCGCGGATCGCTCCGGTGCGGTCGTAGAACCGGCCGCGGTCGGCCACGTCGAACGCCTCGGCCATGGTGATCTGGATGCCGGCGACGTGGGTGCGGTTGAGGAGGGGCTCGAGGATGGAGTTGGCGAAGCGGGCGACCAGCACGTTGTTGAGCGGGTCCAGCCCGAGCCAGTGGTCGACCCGGTAGACCCCGTCCTCGGGGAAGAACCGCTGCATCGTGTCGTTCAGCTGCTGCGCGCTGGCCAGGTCGGTCCCGAAGGGCTTCTCCACCATCACGCGGGCGCCGTCGGCGCGTCCGACCTGGGAGATGCCCTGAGCGATGCGCCCGAACAGGACCGGCGGGACCTCCAGGTAGAACAGCGTCCGGGTCCCGCTACCGATCTCGTCCGACATCGCCGCGTAGGTGGCCGGGTCGTCGAGGTCGCCGTCGACATAGCGCAGCAACCCGAGCATCGTCCTGGCGGAGGGGCTGTCCGGGTCCATGCCGTTGAGCTTGAGTGATGCGGCGGCGTAGTCGCGGAACTGGTCGAGTTCCCAGCCGCTCTTGGCCACCCCGATGACCGGCACCTTTAGCACGCCCCGGTCGACCAACCCGACCAGAGCGGGGAAGGTCTCCAGCTTGGCCAGGTCACCGGTCGCGCCGAAGATGACCAGTGCGTCTACCCGGTCCACTTCTGCTGTCTGTGTCATGTGAATCTCCTGTCATCCGAGTCGGTCGATCAGGTGGTCGCCCACGCGCAGCGCGTTCGCGATGGCCGTCAGCGACGGGTTCACCGCGCCGATGCTGGGGAAGAAGCTGGTGTCGACGACGTAGAGGTTGTCGAGCTCGTGGGCCTTGCAATTGACGTCGAGCGCCGAGCTTCTCCGGGTCGGTGCCGAACCGGACGGTGCCGGCCTGGTGCGCGGTGGCGCCGATCGGCATGCCTTTGTGCATGTAGATGCTGTGGTGCAGCAGGTGCTTCTCGTGCATGCCCAGGTCCCCGAGCCTGCTCTGCAGCTGCATGCGCAACCGCTTGAGGCCCTCGACGTTGTTCTTCTCGTCCAGCGCGAGGTGGATGCCGCCCTCGCGATCAAGGGTGACGCGGTTGTCCGGCTGCGGGAGGTCCTCGCCGCACAGCCAGAAGTCGACCGCGTGGTGGGCGAGCTCCTCGAACGGCATCTCCGGGGAGAGCGCGCCGGCCCAGCGCGGGGCGTTGGCCCGGACCTGTTCGGCGTCGGATTTGCCCAGCATCTGCACCCCGCCGAGCGGGTAGTCGAAGTCCTCGGATCCCAGGTACCAGTCGTTGATGGCGAGGGTCTTCTGGAACCGGGTGGGGTTCGGGTCCTTGGACACCGCCATCAGGGCCAGGTTGTTGTGCCGCATGTAGTGCCGGCCCACCACGCCGGAGCCGTTGGCCAGGCCGTTCGGGTGCCGGTCGTTCGCGGATGCCAGCAGCAGGACCGCGGAGTTCACCGCGCCGGCGGACACCACGACGATGTCGGCGCTGAACCGGGCGGTGGACCCGTCGCCGAGCTCGGCGACCACGGTGGTGACCGTGCGGCCGCCCGGATCGGTCTCCAGACGCCGCACGTGGGCGTCGGTGACCAGGTGGACGCCGTCGTGCTCGAGCGCGGGATCGACGCAGATCACCTGGGCGTCGGCCTTGCCCTTGACCAGGCACGGGAAGCCGTCCACCCGGTCGCACCGGATGCAGACGCTGTCGTGGACGGCCCGACCGTGCTCGTCCTGGGTCAGGTTCACCCCGATGGGCAGGTGGAAGGGGTGCAGGCCCTGCTTCTCCAGGTCGTCGGACAGCTGCTGGATCCGCGGCTCGTGCTGCACCGGCGGGTAGAGGTACTCCCCGCTGACCGGGCCCTCGGTGGGGTCCTCGCCGTGGCGGCCGTGCACCAGGTAGAGCTGTTCGGCTTGCGTGTAGTACGGCTCGAGGTCCTGGTAGCCGATCGGCCAGGCCGGGGAGATGCCGCCGTGGTGGCGCAGCTCGCCGAAATCCTGCGGGCGCAACCGGAACAGCGCCGCCCCGTAGAACTTGGTGTTGCCCCCGACGTAGTAGTTGACCTCCGGGGGAACTCGGCGCCGTGCGCGTCGTACCAGAACTCCGGGGCCCGGTACTTGCCCTTCACGAACACCGCCGTGGAGTCCCAGTTGTCCCGCTCCCGGGGCAGGTAACCGCCGCGTTCGAGCAGCAGCACCTGTTTGCCGGACGGTGCGAGCCGGTGGGCGAGGGTGCCGCCGCCGGCGCCGGTGCCGATGATGATCACGTCGTAGTGTCGGTCGGTCACGTCCATCTCCCTCGAGTCGGTGTGCGCCTGCCGGGCTGGGCCTGCTGCGTTCTCACGTCGCGCGGGGGTGTCGGCGGGTTCGGGCCGGTCGAGCGAGATGTGGGGGACGTCCCGGTCGTCGCCGCCCCACGCGATCCGCCGCGGTGCCGACGACGCCTCGACCGTGGCGGAGTGGTCACGCTCGAAGTAGTCCCAGGCCCACGCCAGGAACGCGTCGGTCCTGCTGTGCACGCCGCTGATCAGCATCGCGTGCACCCCGAGCCACGCCGCGAAGGCGAGCGGGCCCTCGACCTGGTGGCGGTGCTTCCCGACCTCGGCGACGGCGGCGTCCCGGCCGATCATCGCCATGATGCCCTTGTCCTTGTACCGGAAGGGCTTCACCGGTTGGTGCCGGAGCTCGCGCAGGATGTTCTCCGCCGCCCACAGGCCCGACTGCTGTGCCACGGAGCCCAGCTGGGGCAGCGCCGGGGCGCCCTCCGCGCGCGAGGGGATGTTCGCCACGTCACCCACGGCGTACACGCCCGGGTGGCCCTCGACGGTCAGGTCGCGCCGGACGTCGAGCCGCCCGCCGCGACCCAGGACCGACCCGAGCGTCTGCGCGACGGCCGCGCCCGACTCCCCGCCGCCCCACACCACGGTCCGCGCCGCGATCGTCGTCGCGTCGTCGAACTCGACCCGGTCGGGGTGCACGGCGGTGACCCCGGTCTCGAGCTTGACCTGCACACCCACCTCGGTGAGCTTCCGGAGGGCGTAGTCGTGCGCCTTGCGGGAGAACTGCCCGAGCAGCACCGGTGAGCGGTCGACGACGGTGACCCTCCCGGCGGGGTCGAGGCGGCCGGTCCTCCGCAGCGCCCGCATCAGCTCGGCCAGCGCCCCGGTGGTCTCGACCCCGGTCGGGCCGCCCCCCACCACCACGACGTCGAGCGCACCGGGCTCGGCGGAGCCGCCCCCTCCATGGCCTCCCGCAGCAGCCGCTGCAGGTGCAGGCGCAGCCGCTCGGCGTCGGCCACGGAGTACAGCGGGAAGGCGTGCTCGGCCGCCCCGGGCACCCCGAAGAAGTTCGGCCGGGCACCCGCAGCCAGCACCAGGTGCGAGCCGGTGAGGGTCCGCCCGTCGGACAGCACCACGCTGCGGTCGGCGAGCCCGGCACGGGACGCCTCCGCGGTGACCACGGATACCGACGGGTAGTCCGCGAAGATCGCCCGGTGTGGCCTGGCGATGTCTTCGGCGGGAAGCTGTGAACTCGCCACCTGGTAGAGCAACGGCTGGAACTGGTGGTAGTCGTTGCGGTCCACCAGCACCACGTCGATCCCCTCGTCACCTAGCTTCCGCGCACAGGCGACGCCGGCCAGTCCACCGCCCAGGACGAGGACCCGATCGGCCATGGTGTCGGTCCCGGTCATCCCGTCCACTCCTCGAGCCGGTCGGCGAGGATGATCCGGGCGGCGGCCTCGATGAGGGCGAGGTGGGAGAAGGCCTGGGGGAAGTTGCCGAGGTGGCGGGCGCGGTCGACCTCGAACTCCTCGGCGTAGAGCCCGAGCGGCGAGGCGATCCGCAGGAGGCGTTCCATCAGGTCGGTGGCCCGCTGCATCTCCCCGACGATGGTCAGCGCGGACACCAGCCAGAAGCTGCAGATGAGGAAGGTCCCCTCCTTGCCGGAGAGGCCGTCGTCGGTCTCGCCGGTGACGTAGCGCAGCACGAAGCCGTTCTCGGACAGCTCCGAGGCGATGGCGTCGACGGTGTTCTTGATCCGCTCGTCGCTCCCGGGGAGGAAGCCGAACAGGGGGGCGAGCAGGGTAGAGGCGTCGAGCGCGTCGGTGTCGTAGTGCTGGCGTAGGACGCCGCGGTCGCTGACGCCGTGCGCGAGGATGTCGGCCTTGATCTCCTCGGCGGTCGCGGCCCAGGTCTGCTGAAGTACCTCCTCACCGCGGATCTCGGCCAGTTTGGCGGCCCGGTCCAGGGCGACCCAGCCCATCAGTTTCGAGGACACGTAGTGCTGGGGTTTCCCGCGGGCTTCCCAGATTCCCTGGTCCGGCTCACGCCAGGCCGCGATGGCGCCCTCCGCCTGGGACCGCACCAGGGGCCACAGGCGCCGTGGCAGGCGCCGGCTACGGCGCGTGTGCAGCAGGATGGCGTCGAGTACCGCTCCGAAGACGTCGTTCTGTCGCTGGTCGAACGCGCCGTTCCCGATCCGGACCGGATGCGCGCCCTCGTACCCGGAAAGCTCATCCCGTGTCGACTCGGTGAGGTCTCGCCGGCCGTCGATCCCGTACATGATCTGCAGGCTGCCGTCCTCGGTCGGTTCGACGTCGGCGACGAACTGCATGAATTCGTCGGCCTCCCAATCCAGGAGCAGGTAGTGCAGCGCCTGCAGCGTGAAGGTGCTGTCCCGCATCCACGTGTACCGGTAGTCCCAGTTGCGCTCGCCGCCGGGCGTTTCTGGCAGTGAGGTGGTCAGTGCGGCGACAGTGGCGCCCGTGGGCATGTACGTCAGGCCCTTGACTGTGAGCGCTGATCGTTCCAGCGGGTGCCGCAGCGGGTGGTCGGGGATGCGCGCTCGGGCGAGCCAGTTGCGCCAGAACCGGACCGTCGCCTCGATGCGCGCGGCGGCGTCGGCGATGTCGGTGGGACAGGCGAGACCGTCGGCCCACGACAGTGCGCAGAAGGCCTGCTCGCCCTTTTCCAGCACGTGGCGGGCGCGGGCGGAGCTTCCTTCGATGCCGATCGACATGTCGGTGCTCAGCCGGAGGGTCTGCCCGGCACC is a window of Pseudonocardia sp. T1-2H DNA encoding:
- a CDS encoding GMC oxidoreductase, encoding MIARAASTSRWTRRTTSRASSGCACSCRAGSGTWACTRSTCCTTASTCTKACRSAPPRTRPAPSGSAPTRRSSALDVNCKAHELDNLYVVDTSFFPSIGAVNPSLTAIANALRVGDHLIDRLG
- a CDS encoding NAD(P)/FAD-dependent oxidoreductase, translating into MVVGGGPTGVETTGALAELMRALRRTGRLDPAGRVTVVDRSPVLLGQFSRKAHDYALRKLTEVGVQVKLETGVTAVHPDRVEFDDATTIAARTVVWGGGESGAAVAQTLGSVLGRGGRLDVRRDLTVEGHPGVYAVGDVANIPSRAEGAPALPQLGSVAQQSGLWAAENILRELRHQPVKPFRYKDKGIMAMIGRDAAVAEVGKHRHQVEGPLAFAAWLGVHAMLISGVHSRTDAFLAWAWDYFERDHSATVEASSAPRRIAWGGDDRDVPHISLDRPEPADTPARRENAAGPARQAHTDSREMDVTDRHYDVIIIGTGAGGGTLAHRLAPSGKQVLLLERGGYLPRERDNWDSTAVFVKGKYRAPEFWYDAHGAEFPRRSTTTSGATPSSTGRRCSGCARRISASCATTAASPRPGRSATRTSSRTTRKPNSSTWCTAATARTPPRARSAGSTSTRRCSTSRGSSSCPTTWRSRACTPSTCPSG
- a CDS encoding NAD(P)/FAD-dependent oxidoreductase codes for the protein MTGTDTMADRVLVLGGGLAGVACARKLGDEGIDVVLVDRNDYHQFQPLLYQVASSQLPAEDIARPHRAIFADYPSVSVVTAEASRAGLADRSVVLSDGRTLTGSHLVLAAGARPNFFGVPGAAEHAFPLYSVADAERLRLHLQRLLREAMEGAAPPSPVRSTSWWWGAARPGSRPPGRWPS
- a CDS encoding glycoside hydrolase family 15 protein, giving the protein MGPRQGPDTVTPHTRPPADDDAEHLLVRTVECLEGSVEIELVCEPAFDYGREAAGWTLVDDAGHSADAAGAGQTLRLSTDMSIGIEGSSARARHVLEKGEQAFCALSWADGLACPTDIADAAARIEATVRFWRNWLARARIPDHPLRHPLERSALTVKGLTYMPTGATVAALTTSLPETPGGERNWDYRYTWMRDSTFTLQALHYLLLDWEADEFMQFVADVEPTEDGSLQIMYGIDGRRDLTESTRDELSGYEGAHPVRIGNGAFDQRQNDVFGAVLDAILLHTRRSRRLPRRLWPLVRSQAEGAIAAWREPDQGIWEARGKPQHYVSSKLMGWVALDRAAKLAEIRGEEVLQQTWAATAEEIKADILAHGVSDRGVLRQHYDTDALDASTLLAPLFGFLPGSDERIKNTVDAIASELSENGFVLRYVTGETDDGLSGKEGTFLICSFWLVSALTIVGEMQRATDLMERLLRIASPLGLYAEEFEVDRARHLGNFPQAFSHLALIEAAARIILADRLEEWTG